A genome region from Bradyrhizobium sp. WSM1417 includes the following:
- a CDS encoding ATP-binding cassette domain-containing protein, which yields MLKQRPFLIEALTAIGLIAAPFVLPHLGFAPNTVNRILVWGLFGLGFDILFGFTGLLSFGQSAFYGTGGFVAAYLLTRAGFGNVLGALIIGMIAAAATGYLIGLIALRRTGIYFAMITVAIAEVFFFVEFNPLSDFTGGENGLPGVPTPSFNLGFTTIHFTNGWSLYQFIALCYFVGVVIALRIVRSPVGAILSAIRDNPLRATAVGHNIHGYKLTAFVIAAAYAGFAGGLLGVLQAFMPPDAFTFDTSGQLVMQTAIGGRGTLFGPLVGATVWLFLQDFLQSALGLGAAWKLVLGVVFVLLVCFLRGGIIGGLADLYRLVSGKRKQTDAEMEQEATDAGATLQPPPAPMQAKEVAHPAYSGPILKATGLTKRYGGLVANSDIDFSVNQGELRGIIGPNGAGKSTFFKMLTCEIAPSSGQIVFEGRDITGLKVTEVCQLGLTKSYQVNQLFTGLTVRQNLTIAALAELRGKFRLDLFRKLSSVQGLTEQVAHTLALVNLTRRADTPVSELAYGEKRRLEIGLALATSPRLLLLDEPLAGMSPRERVETVKLLKSIARGRTMIIIDHDMDSLFELVERVTVLQEGKVLLDGTPEEIKANAAVQEAYLGGVHGEIAA from the coding sequence ATGCTCAAGCAACGCCCCTTCCTGATCGAAGCCCTGACTGCAATCGGCTTGATCGCAGCCCCCTTCGTGCTGCCTCATCTCGGCTTCGCGCCGAACACCGTGAACAGGATCCTGGTCTGGGGCCTGTTCGGGCTCGGCTTCGACATCCTGTTCGGCTTCACCGGCCTGCTCTCGTTCGGCCAATCCGCCTTCTACGGCACCGGCGGCTTCGTCGCCGCCTACCTGCTGACCCGCGCGGGCTTCGGCAACGTGCTGGGCGCGCTGATCATCGGCATGATCGCGGCGGCCGCGACCGGCTATCTGATCGGCCTGATCGCATTGCGCCGCACCGGCATCTATTTCGCGATGATCACCGTGGCGATCGCGGAGGTGTTCTTCTTCGTCGAGTTCAATCCACTTTCCGATTTCACCGGCGGCGAGAACGGCCTGCCCGGCGTGCCGACACCGAGCTTCAATCTCGGCTTCACCACCATCCACTTCACCAATGGCTGGTCGCTCTATCAGTTCATCGCGTTGTGCTACTTCGTCGGCGTCGTCATCGCCCTCAGGATCGTGCGTTCGCCGGTCGGCGCAATTCTGAGTGCGATCCGCGACAATCCGTTACGCGCCACTGCGGTCGGCCACAACATCCATGGCTACAAGCTGACCGCCTTCGTAATCGCAGCCGCTTACGCGGGCTTCGCCGGCGGACTGCTCGGCGTGCTCCAGGCCTTCATGCCGCCCGACGCCTTCACCTTCGACACGTCGGGCCAGCTCGTGATGCAGACGGCCATCGGCGGCAGGGGCACGTTGTTCGGACCGCTGGTCGGCGCAACCGTTTGGCTCTTCCTTCAGGACTTCCTCCAGTCCGCGCTCGGGCTCGGTGCGGCCTGGAAGCTGGTGCTGGGTGTGGTGTTCGTGCTGCTGGTCTGCTTCCTGCGCGGCGGCATCATCGGCGGTCTTGCCGATCTCTACCGCCTCGTCTCGGGAAAGCGAAAGCAGACGGATGCGGAGATGGAGCAGGAGGCCACTGACGCCGGGGCCACGCTGCAACCCCCACCGGCGCCGATGCAGGCCAAGGAGGTCGCGCATCCCGCCTATTCCGGGCCGATCTTGAAAGCCACCGGCCTGACCAAGCGCTATGGCGGCCTCGTCGCCAACAGCGACATCGATTTCAGCGTCAATCAAGGCGAGCTGCGCGGGATCATCGGCCCCAACGGCGCCGGCAAATCGACCTTCTTCAAGATGCTGACCTGCGAGATCGCGCCGAGCTCCGGCCAGATCGTGTTCGAGGGGCGCGACATCACGGGATTGAAGGTCACCGAGGTCTGCCAGCTCGGCCTCACCAAGAGCTATCAGGTCAACCAGCTCTTCACCGGATTGACGGTGCGTCAGAACCTGACGATCGCAGCGCTGGCCGAGCTGCGCGGGAAATTCCGGCTCGACCTATTCCGCAAGCTCTCCAGCGTCCAAGGCCTGACGGAGCAGGTGGCGCACACGCTCGCTTTGGTGAACCTGACTCGTCGTGCCGACACGCCCGTGTCCGAGCTCGCCTATGGCGAGAAGCGCAGGCTCGAAATCGGGCTCGCACTCGCCACCTCGCCGCGCCTGCTGCTGCTCGACGAGCCGCTCGCCGGCATGAGCCCGCGAGAGCGTGTCGAGACCGTCAAGCTGCTCAAATCGATCGCGCGAGGGCGCACCATGATCATCATCGACCACGACATGGATTCGCTGTTCGAGCTGGTCGAACGCGTAACGGTGCTCCAGGAAGGCAAGGTGCTGCTCGACGGCACGCCGGAGGAAATCAAGGCCAACGCCGCCGTGCAGGAAGCCTATCTCGGCGGAGTTCACGGAGAGATCGCCGCATGA
- a CDS encoding branched-chain amino acid ABC transporter permease: MMSWPNLVSQLFNGLALGALLALISSGLTIIYGTLGVLNLAHGAMFMIGGYAGFVAYQYTESFILAVIAGSLFVMLLGVLMERVIIRHFYHRPHEDQLLVTFGLGICFVELVRLIFSSQSQLVPPPALFRGITNLGFMFYPTYRLAVVGIVAVALGALFIVLYRTRLGMIVRAGIEDSVMVDSLGINVYRVFMVVFGIGAMAAGFAGIVNAPVVSLTPGIGDDILVQTFVVVVIGGVGSFPGAILGGLIAGEIISVTSMFNPGYAYVMLFAAMTLVLVVRPHGLLGVQGRE; encoded by the coding sequence ATGATGAGTTGGCCCAACCTCGTTTCACAGCTTTTCAACGGGCTCGCGCTCGGCGCCCTGCTCGCGCTGATCAGCTCCGGCCTGACCATCATCTACGGCACGCTCGGCGTGCTCAACCTCGCACACGGCGCGATGTTCATGATCGGCGGCTATGCCGGCTTCGTCGCTTATCAATACACGGAGTCCTTCATCCTTGCGGTGATCGCGGGCTCGCTGTTCGTGATGCTGCTCGGCGTTCTCATGGAACGCGTCATCATCCGCCATTTCTATCACCGCCCGCACGAGGATCAGCTGCTCGTGACCTTCGGGCTCGGCATCTGTTTCGTCGAGCTCGTGCGCCTGATCTTCTCGAGCCAGTCGCAGCTGGTGCCACCGCCGGCCCTGTTCCGGGGCATCACCAATCTCGGCTTCATGTTCTATCCGACCTACCGCCTCGCCGTCGTCGGCATCGTTGCGGTCGCCCTCGGCGCACTCTTCATCGTCCTCTACCGGACCCGGCTGGGCATGATTGTGCGCGCCGGCATCGAGGATTCGGTGATGGTCGATTCGCTCGGCATCAATGTCTATCGCGTCTTCATGGTGGTGTTCGGCATCGGCGCAATGGCCGCCGGCTTTGCCGGCATCGTCAATGCGCCGGTGGTGTCGCTGACACCGGGCATCGGTGACGACATCCTGGTCCAGACCTTCGTGGTGGTGGTGATCGGCGGCGTCGGCTCGTTCCCCGGCGCAATTCTCGGCGGCCTGATCGCCGGCGAGATCATCAGCGTCACCTCCATGTTCAACCCCGGCTATGCCTATGTGATGCTGTTTGCGGCGATGACGCTCGTACTCGTGGTACGACCGCATGGCCTGCTCGGCGTCCAGGGCCGCGAGTAA
- a CDS encoding substrate-binding protein produces the protein MTDNLIRRGLSRRGLLQTTAGLIGGSMLPAMPAFAEDKPAIGSYPAGVSGSTAFIGISVPRTGTYAVQGEDELKGYQLAIEHINEGHELIKKISPKTSKGVLGKELKFGVADSAAKPNEAVQAQQRFISENKAIMITGGTSSAVAVALNKLAQREHVIFVCGISGSNDTTGKDCVRYGFRQNFYGQTAAAAIGPVMVREFGKGKKAAYLTPDYTYGHTVTKSMQDFLATAGWTTTTNQVAPLGAPDYSSYLLNVANSGADVLINVNWGHDAVLSTQQAKQFGVLDKMKLVVPYQVPFIARETGGLMQGVYAATDYWWTIEDKFPLAKMFNEAFEKKYGYKPEWGAENAYVSFAHWAHMCEQAGSFSPPDVIKAYEKGETIPSLVGDVHYRPEDHQCVRPVIIVKGKQQKDMKNKEDWYDVVEIVPGEGLMQKPDAFGCHLGDYS, from the coding sequence ATGACTGACAATCTCATCCGCCGCGGCCTCTCGCGCCGTGGCCTGCTTCAGACCACCGCGGGCCTCATCGGCGGCTCGATGCTGCCGGCGATGCCGGCGTTTGCCGAGGACAAGCCGGCGATCGGCTCCTACCCCGCGGGAGTCTCGGGTTCTACCGCCTTCATCGGCATCTCGGTGCCGCGCACCGGCACCTATGCCGTGCAGGGTGAAGACGAGCTCAAGGGCTATCAGCTCGCGATCGAGCACATCAATGAAGGCCACGAGCTGATCAAGAAGATCTCGCCCAAGACCAGCAAGGGCGTGCTCGGCAAGGAGCTGAAGTTCGGCGTCGCCGATTCCGCGGCCAAGCCGAACGAGGCGGTGCAGGCGCAGCAGCGCTTCATCAGCGAGAACAAGGCGATCATGATCACCGGCGGCACATCGAGCGCCGTTGCGGTCGCGCTGAACAAACTCGCCCAGCGCGAACATGTGATTTTCGTATGTGGCATTTCCGGCTCGAACGACACCACTGGCAAGGATTGCGTTCGCTACGGCTTTCGCCAGAACTTCTACGGCCAGACTGCGGCTGCAGCGATCGGCCCGGTGATGGTACGTGAGTTCGGCAAGGGCAAGAAGGCGGCGTATCTCACGCCTGATTACACCTACGGCCACACCGTCACCAAATCCATGCAGGATTTCCTCGCAACAGCGGGCTGGACGACGACCACCAACCAGGTGGCGCCCCTCGGCGCACCCGACTACTCCTCCTATCTGCTGAACGTCGCCAATTCGGGCGCCGACGTGCTGATCAACGTCAACTGGGGCCACGACGCGGTACTGTCGACGCAACAGGCCAAGCAGTTCGGCGTGCTCGACAAGATGAAGCTGGTCGTCCCCTACCAGGTGCCTTTCATCGCGCGCGAGACCGGCGGCCTGATGCAGGGCGTCTACGCCGCCACCGATTATTGGTGGACCATCGAAGACAAATTCCCGCTCGCCAAGATGTTCAACGAAGCCTTCGAGAAGAAGTACGGCTACAAGCCGGAATGGGGCGCGGAGAACGCCTATGTCAGTTTCGCGCATTGGGCGCACATGTGCGAGCAGGCCGGCAGCTTCAGCCCGCCCGACGTGATCAAGGCCTACGAGAAGGGCGAGACGATCCCCTCGCTGGTCGGCGACGTCCATTACCGTCCCGAGGATCACCAATGCGTCCGGCCGGTGATCATCGTCAAGGGCAAGCAGCAGAAGGACATGAAGAACAAGGAAGACTGGTACGACGTCGTCGAGATCGTGCCGGGTGAAGGCCTGATGCAGAAGCCGGACGCCTTCGGCTGCCATCTCGGCGACTACAGCTGA
- a CDS encoding MarR family winged helix-turn-helix transcriptional regulator codes for MVRAKKAQPSTAAKPAGPSRGHTMRDSDYAGLAQFRYQIRSFLAFSEAAAAQQGLTPTQHQALLGIKGFVRPGPATVGDVARFLLIRHHSAVELINRLAKLGLVSRIADPEDARRVHLKLTKKGEQKLQALSRKNLEELRRAASPALSRLLKSFRASSGA; via the coding sequence ATGGTTCGGGCGAAGAAGGCGCAGCCGTCCACGGCGGCGAAGCCTGCGGGGCCTTCACGCGGCCACACAATGCGCGACTCCGACTATGCTGGGCTGGCGCAGTTCCGCTACCAGATCCGAAGCTTTCTGGCGTTCAGCGAGGCAGCCGCAGCACAGCAGGGACTGACGCCGACGCAGCACCAAGCGCTGCTTGGAATCAAGGGCTTTGTGCGTCCGGGTCCCGCGACAGTCGGTGATGTCGCCCGATTTCTGCTGATCCGGCATCACTCCGCTGTGGAACTGATCAACCGCCTCGCGAAACTCGGGCTGGTCAGCCGCATTGCCGACCCAGAAGACGCCAGACGCGTGCATCTCAAGCTGACGAAAAAGGGTGAGCAGAAGCTCCAGGCGCTTTCCCGGAAGAACCTCGAGGAACTCCGCCGCGCCGCGAGCCCGGCATTGAGTCGGCTCCTGAAGTCGTTCCGCGCCTCCAGCGGGGCCTGA
- the prfA gene encoding peptide chain release factor 1, with translation MSSLPEAKLDVLLAHHASLEAESLGQLASERYVQITRELAELTPLIEAVKTYRSAAKELADTEALIADPATDAEMRAMAEAERGELTQKIEELVQKIRVALLPKDAMDDRNVVLEIRAGTGGDEASLFAGDLFRMYERFAALQGWKVEVISASEGSVGGYKEIIAEVQGRGAFSKLKFESGVHRVQRVPDTETQGRIHTSAATVAVMPEVEEVDVEIRNDDLRIETMRAGGAGGQHVNKTESAIRITHIPTGIVVMMQDSRSQHKNRASAMNILRSRIYDAEQQRLDAARSAERKEKVGSGDRSERIRTYNFPQGRVTDHRINLTLYKLPQVMAGEALGELTDALTTEHQAAQLAAQGAAA, from the coding sequence ATGTCGTCACTCCCCGAAGCCAAACTGGACGTCCTGCTCGCGCATCACGCCTCGCTGGAGGCCGAATCGCTCGGTCAGCTCGCTTCCGAACGCTATGTGCAGATCACGCGTGAGCTCGCCGAGCTCACGCCGCTGATCGAAGCGGTCAAGACCTATCGTTCGGCCGCCAAGGAGCTCGCCGACACCGAGGCACTGATCGCCGATCCCGCGACCGATGCGGAGATGCGCGCCATGGCGGAAGCCGAGCGCGGCGAGCTGACGCAGAAGATCGAGGAGCTGGTCCAGAAGATCCGCGTCGCGCTGCTGCCGAAGGACGCGATGGACGACCGCAACGTGGTGCTGGAAATCCGCGCCGGCACCGGCGGCGACGAGGCTTCGCTGTTCGCCGGCGATTTGTTCCGGATGTACGAGCGCTTCGCGGCCCTGCAGGGCTGGAAGGTCGAGGTGATCTCGGCCAGCGAAGGCAGCGTCGGCGGCTATAAGGAAATCATCGCGGAGGTGCAGGGCCGCGGCGCGTTCTCGAAGCTGAAATTCGAGTCCGGCGTGCACCGGGTGCAGCGCGTGCCGGACACCGAGACGCAGGGGCGCATCCACACATCCGCCGCCACCGTCGCGGTGATGCCCGAGGTAGAGGAGGTCGACGTCGAGATCCGGAACGATGATTTGCGGATCGAGACCATGCGCGCCGGAGGCGCCGGCGGCCAGCACGTCAACAAGACGGAATCGGCGATCCGCATCACCCACATCCCGACCGGCATCGTGGTGATGATGCAGGACAGCCGCTCGCAGCACAAGAATCGCGCGTCCGCCATGAACATCCTGCGCTCGCGCATCTACGACGCGGAGCAGCAACGCCTCGACGCGGCGCGCTCGGCCGAGCGCAAGGAGAAGGTCGGCTCCGGCGACCGCAGCGAGCGCATCCGCACCTATAATTTTCCGCAGGGACGCGTCACCGATCACCGCATCAATTTGACGCTCTACAAGCTGCCGCAGGTGATGGCGGGCGAAGCGCTGGGCGAACTGACCGACGCGCTGACCACCGAGCATCAGGCCGCGCAGCTCGCCGCTCAGGGCGCGGCGGCGTGA
- the ptsP gene encoding phosphoenolpyruvate--protein phosphotransferase: protein MRSASGGPRVLLRRLRETMAEQVSAQERLDKIVVLIAANMVAEVCSVYVLRVDNTLELYATEGLNREAVHHTVLSAHEGLVGLVASEATPLNLSDAQSHPAFSFRPETGEEIYHSFLGVPILRAGNTLGVLVVQNRAKRNYVEEELEALQTTAMVLAELIASGELSALAQPGHEPAARHSSQKVGAILSEGIALGHVVLHEPRVVIKDYIAEDLPKEIKRLDTALAKLRADLDRMLERGDVAEGGEHREVLEAYRMFANDQGWSHKLHEAVATGLTAEAAVERVQSDTRARMLRSTDPYLRDRLHDLEDLGYRLMRQLVGQDHAPSREQLPDNAIVIARAMGPAALLDYDRKRLRGIILEEGTANSHVSIVARALGIPAVGEVPNAPGIADPGDAVIVDGTSGMIYVRPSQEVEAAFAERVRFRARRQAQYLALRDLPCVTKDGQKVELMINAGLAIDLPHIEDTGSAGIGLFRTELQFMVGQSLPRTSDQLALYRTVLDAAGTKPVTFRTLDIGGDKALPYMEAVIEENPALGWRAIRLGLDRPGLLRGQIRALLRAGGGRALRIMFPMISEVGEFDSAKALVERELTYLRQHGHTLPERIDIGTMVEVPALLYQLDELLKKVDFISVGSNDLFQFLFAVDRGNAKVSERFDTMSAPILRALRDIASKTQAAKKSLSLCGEMASKPIGALALIAMGYRSLSLSATALGPVKAMVIDLDAKKAEAMLGPLLDAPAGSVSIRQKLTEFAEAEGLAL from the coding sequence ATGCGGAGCGCGTCGGGAGGTCCCCGCGTCTTGTTGAGACGGCTCCGCGAAACCATGGCGGAGCAGGTCTCGGCCCAGGAGCGGCTCGACAAGATCGTGGTGCTGATCGCGGCCAACATGGTGGCCGAGGTGTGCTCGGTCTATGTGCTGCGCGTCGACAACACGCTCGAGCTCTATGCCACTGAAGGCCTCAACCGCGAGGCGGTGCACCACACCGTGCTCAGCGCCCATGAGGGCCTTGTCGGCCTGGTCGCCAGCGAGGCAACCCCGCTCAACCTGAGCGATGCGCAGAGCCATCCGGCCTTCTCGTTCCGCCCGGAGACCGGCGAAGAGATCTACCACTCCTTCCTCGGCGTGCCGATCCTGCGGGCCGGCAACACGCTCGGCGTGCTGGTGGTGCAGAACCGCGCCAAGCGCAACTATGTCGAGGAGGAGCTCGAGGCGCTTCAGACCACCGCGATGGTGCTGGCGGAGCTGATCGCCTCCGGCGAGCTGTCTGCGCTGGCCCAGCCGGGCCATGAGCCCGCGGCGCGCCATTCGTCGCAGAAGGTCGGCGCCATCCTGTCGGAAGGCATCGCGCTCGGCCATGTCGTGCTGCACGAGCCGCGCGTCGTCATCAAGGACTACATCGCCGAGGACTTGCCGAAGGAGATCAAGCGGCTCGACACCGCGCTCGCCAAGCTGCGCGCCGATCTCGACCGCATGCTGGAGCGCGGCGACGTCGCGGAAGGCGGCGAGCATCGCGAGGTGCTGGAAGCCTACCGCATGTTCGCCAACGACCAGGGCTGGTCGCACAAGCTGCACGAGGCGGTCGCCACCGGCCTCACGGCGGAAGCTGCCGTCGAGCGTGTGCAATCCGACACCCGCGCGCGCATGCTGCGCTCGACCGATCCCTATTTGCGTGACCGGCTGCATGATCTCGAGGATCTCGGCTATCGCCTGATGCGGCAGCTGGTCGGCCAGGATCACGCGCCGTCACGCGAACAATTGCCCGACAATGCCATCGTCATCGCGCGCGCGATGGGCCCGGCGGCGCTGCTCGACTACGACCGCAAGCGCCTGCGCGGCATCATATTGGAGGAAGGCACCGCCAATTCCCACGTCTCGATCGTGGCGCGCGCGCTCGGCATTCCCGCGGTCGGCGAAGTCCCGAACGCGCCTGGTATCGCCGATCCCGGCGACGCCGTCATCGTCGACGGCACCTCCGGCATGATCTATGTGCGCCCATCGCAGGAGGTCGAAGCGGCCTTCGCAGAGCGCGTGCGCTTCCGCGCCCGCCGCCAAGCGCAGTATCTGGCGTTGCGCGACCTGCCCTGCGTCACCAAAGACGGCCAGAAGGTCGAGCTGATGATCAATGCGGGTCTCGCGATCGACCTGCCGCATATCGAAGACACCGGCAGCGCCGGCATCGGCCTGTTCCGCACCGAGCTGCAATTCATGGTCGGCCAGAGCCTGCCGCGCACCAGCGACCAGCTCGCGCTCTACCGCACCGTGCTGGATGCCGCCGGTACGAAGCCCGTCACCTTCCGCACCCTCGACATCGGCGGCGACAAGGCGCTGCCTTATATGGAAGCGGTGATCGAGGAGAATCCCGCGCTCGGATGGCGCGCGATCCGGCTCGGGCTCGACCGTCCCGGCCTGTTGCGCGGCCAGATCCGCGCACTGCTGCGCGCCGGCGGCGGCCGCGCGCTGCGCATCATGTTCCCGATGATCTCGGAGGTGGGTGAATTCGATTCGGCGAAGGCGCTGGTCGAACGCGAGCTGACCTATCTGCGCCAGCACGGCCACACGTTGCCTGAAAGAATCGACATCGGCACCATGGTCGAGGTGCCGGCGCTGCTCTACCAGCTCGACGAGCTCCTGAAGAAGGTCGACTTCATCTCGGTCGGCTCCAACGATCTGTTCCAGTTCTTGTTCGCGGTCGACCGCGGCAACGCTAAAGTTTCGGAGCGCTTCGACACCATGTCGGCGCCGATCCTGCGCGCGCTGCGCGACATCGCAAGCAAGACGCAAGCCGCGAAGAAATCGCTGTCGCTCTGCGGCGAGATGGCGTCGAAGCCGATCGGCGCGCTGGCGCTGATCGCGATGGGCTATCGCTCGCTGTCGCTCTCTGCCACCGCGCTCGGCCCGGTCAAAGCGATGGTGATCGATCTCGACGCCAAGAAAGCCGAAGCGATGCTCGGCCCGTTGCTGGACGCGCCCGCCGGCAGCGTCTCGATCCGGCAGAAGCTGACGGAATTTGCCGAGGCCGAAGGCCTGGCGTTGTAG
- a CDS encoding aspartate kinase has product MSRLVMKFGGTSVANIERIRNVARHVKREVDAGHEVAVVVSAMSGKTNELVAWCTEASPMHDAREYDAVVASGEQVTSGLLAIVLQGMGIQARSWQGWQIPITTSDAHASARIEGIDGSEIIKRFRERKEVAVIAGFQGINPETNRITTLGRGGSDTSAVAIAAAVKADRCDIYTDVDGVYTTDPRIVPKARRLDKIAFEDMLELASQGAKVLQVRSVELGMVHNMPIFVRSSFDKPEDIDPHANQPPGTLICSEEEIMESHVVTGIAFSKDEAQISVRQIEDKPGVAASIFGPLADANINVDMIVQNVSEDGKTTDLTFTVPAADYTRAKETITAAKSQINYARLDTATDVAKISVIGSGMRSHAGVAAQAFSALAGRNINIRAITTSEIKFSVLIDTAYTELAVRTLHTLYGLDQA; this is encoded by the coding sequence ATGAGCCGCCTCGTGATGAAATTCGGCGGCACATCCGTCGCCAACATCGAACGTATCCGCAACGTCGCACGCCATGTGAAGCGTGAGGTCGACGCCGGCCATGAAGTGGCCGTGGTCGTCTCGGCGATGTCCGGTAAAACCAACGAGCTGGTGGCCTGGTGCACCGAGGCCTCGCCGATGCACGACGCGCGCGAATACGACGCCGTGGTCGCCTCGGGCGAACAGGTGACGTCTGGCCTGCTTGCCATCGTGCTTCAGGGCATGGGTATCCAGGCCCGCTCCTGGCAGGGTTGGCAGATCCCGATCACGACCAGCGACGCCCATGCTTCGGCCCGAATCGAGGGCATCGACGGCAGCGAGATCATCAAGCGCTTCAGGGAACGCAAGGAAGTCGCCGTGATCGCCGGCTTCCAGGGCATCAACCCCGAGACCAACCGCATCACCACGCTTGGCCGCGGCGGCTCCGACACCTCGGCCGTGGCAATCGCCGCCGCCGTCAAGGCGGACCGCTGCGACATCTACACCGACGTCGACGGTGTCTACACCACAGATCCGCGAATCGTGCCGAAGGCGCGCCGGCTCGACAAGATCGCGTTCGAAGACATGCTGGAGCTGGCCTCCCAGGGCGCCAAGGTGCTCCAGGTCCGCTCGGTGGAACTCGGCATGGTCCACAACATGCCGATTTTCGTCCGCTCGAGCTTCGACAAGCCCGAGGACATCGACCCGCATGCCAACCAGCCGCCCGGCACGCTGATCTGCAGCGAGGAGGAGATCATGGAAAGCCACGTCGTCACCGGCATCGCCTTTTCGAAGGACGAGGCCCAGATCTCGGTCCGCCAGATCGAGGACAAGCCCGGCGTGGCGGCGTCGATCTTCGGCCCGCTCGCGGATGCCAACATCAACGTCGACATGATCGTGCAGAACGTCTCCGAGGACGGCAAGACCACCGACCTCACCTTCACGGTCCCGGCCGCCGACTACACCAGGGCCAAGGAGACGATCACCGCGGCCAAGAGCCAGATCAATTATGCCCGGCTCGACACCGCGACCGATGTCGCCAAGATATCAGTGATCGGCAGCGGCATGCGCAGCCATGCCGGCGTTGCCGCCCAGGCGTTCTCGGCCCTCGCAGGACGGAATATCAACATCCGGGCCATTACAACCTCCGAGATCAAATTCTCGGTTCTGATCGACACCGCCTATACCGAGCTTGCGGTGCGCACCCTGCATACGCTCTACGGTCTCGATCAGGCTTAG
- a CDS encoding PH domain-containing protein, which translates to MARYIDEILQPGEKVLYSTNAHWIFYFPAILAWIVALVLFVLSRQTIVEGLVLLCLVAAGLVALAALYWTVKGWFHRFTTETDVTNLRVVHKTGFIKRRTFEMALDKVESVDVNQTILGRILNYGDVTINGVGEGRETIRTIASPLAFRSSITTR; encoded by the coding sequence ATGGCGCGCTATATCGACGAGATCCTGCAGCCTGGCGAGAAGGTGCTGTATTCGACCAATGCGCACTGGATCTTCTATTTTCCGGCGATCCTGGCCTGGATCGTGGCGCTGGTCCTGTTCGTCCTGTCCCGGCAAACCATCGTCGAGGGGCTTGTCCTGCTCTGTCTCGTCGCGGCCGGCCTGGTGGCTCTGGCGGCGCTGTACTGGACCGTGAAGGGCTGGTTCCATCGCTTTACCACCGAGACCGACGTGACCAATTTGCGGGTCGTGCACAAGACCGGCTTCATCAAGCGCCGCACCTTCGAGATGGCGCTGGACAAGGTCGAGAGCGTCGATGTGAATCAGACCATTCTCGGACGTATTCTCAACTATGGCGATGTGACCATCAATGGCGTGGGGGAAGGTCGCGAAACCATCCGGACCATCGCCTCGCCGCTCGCCTTCCGCAGTTCGATCACCACGCGGTAG